A part of Neodiprion pinetum isolate iyNeoPine1 chromosome 4, iyNeoPine1.2, whole genome shotgun sequence genomic DNA contains:
- the Sbf gene encoding myotubularin-related protein 13 isoform X1, producing the protein MFSSSPTPHEFTEMSRLADYFVVVGYDHEKEIKMLHKKLRPNEWSGISNGIILQRFPKKDWPDTPFIEGIEWFCQPQGWALSTDRQEPRFFVSILTDIDANRHYCACMCFNETVSITPSKPVDEEEDPVDGDNRTLARSIPAITHHSIMYAPKCLVLVSRLDYIETFRNCLGIIYTVYVENLGIPLETLVGNILGCIQVPPAGGPQVRFSIGAGDRQALQPPISPSLPITDTSVNLLFQQLGIRNVLVLFCGVMTEHKILFHSASYSRLTEGCRALTALMYPFRYTHVYIPLLPAALVEVLSTPTPFIMGVHSSLKYEVAELMDVIVADLDGGSITVPDGVSLSLLPEPLLSQTQDALSLVLQPELSCADYAFPPLATRAPHPPMLDKELRAVFMRTFAQLLQGYRSCLTLIRIHPKPVITFHKAAFLGERGLTDCDFTTRVLDCMFFTSFIVERGPPWRPCDVWDELHSNLSDHLKQEAQDHRLLLTHIQELAQQLYTNENPNPQPYVQKILKPPEGAFARIHQPPLPHINCDQVQAIIDEGLAKNNLKVRLSSLRPIQPRIVPMGPHISIIHDTRHLVSNSARRLEVLRNCINCIFENKISDARKTFPAVLRALKSKAARLALCMELAQHVVGNKAMLEHQQFDLVVRLMNCALQDDSSMDEHGVAAALLPLATAFCRKLCTGIIQFAYTCIQEHAVWQNQQFWESAFYLDVQKDIKRLYLPGENTGQRSFNDNVLSPISPRETKEFPFKDRSSMYRVQEPSALEIAAEQMRIWSNIDAEKQRELIISEESTMYSQAIHYANRMVYLLVPLDIGAKAHRQDNVYDDERASNSITNSVASDSGDAESGFEEADPRETGVAVIRMVSRFVDRVCTEGGVSAEHVRCLHQMVPGVVHMHIETLEAVHRESKRLPPIQKPKILTPNMLPGEEIIMDGLRVYLLPDGREEGSAGLPKAPPLLPAEGAIFLTNYRIVFKGIPCDPFACEQLVVRAFPVTSLTKEKKVTAPHLAHLDQCLQEGLQLRSCTFQLIKLAFDEEVTAENIDTFKKLVHKERYPPHIFHHFAFNGQVMVTQTTHHKGKEKNATLKGFAKKTLLKTARKAGFKPKPSSKRQKYVLPNMNLTSNNKYMTSPGRMSLPVTDNTDLSHDDDLSIDEFEIPGIMPQLPTDAKTLERLSERSYVRDWYRLGLCPSSPQNNRRNEPFRLSSVNCAYMMCRSYPALLIVPNSVTDESIRRFCRLYRHSRVPAITWRHPRTKALLIRGAGYHGKGVMGMLKAHPSSTGNIKATSSESTSSLEQEKYMMALVAATPLSVLRQGSAWGMSDSSLSIDSLFLAAEDRNATPEQSRRNPFNKAIGTLGMFPRSSGGKGPKNFGRWGSLKDKRHNSQASLTTVNQRGTVRHSADSDSGTECVHTFQRAALYILGEKAHMKGVKAESAPKTDFIPVEYFDVRHTKAAFKKLMRACVPSSLNPEPEQSFYKLIESSEWLQQLQSTMQLAGAVIDLMDVQGSSVTLCLEDGWDTTATVCSIAQVCLDPHYRTIDGFRVLIEKEWLGFGHRFGHRSNLAVNSQTTNFTPTFLQFLDIVHQIQKQFPLAFEFNDYYLRFLAYHSVSCRFRTFLLDCEFDRVECGITAVEDKRGSLTSHHKGVDTGSDDETVYPGGRLAGTNTGSNLGQSIFDYIEKQHARSPLFYNFMYTPNTEHPVLRPASHLPSLEIWQYYLDEELAHGPGYDLEVLQLDSEQEEEAEAADGIVKSNRKVVTLGYDGISTMVPDQFSHLLEEIHKLETELGHLPQKWKVLWDKLELPNTDSLTRHASFSTALVRYHGRLIHKRSTLELLLRGKMAGGNTAGNESSVYTHPHRFERIDSAMRTHCDSCAGVLWGPLKAGMRCVDCGQVCHDKCAESMPKNCTKYNKAVAENLQSHTLTRSGGDNGSVNSSVTTIQTSSQQYYEQFSSNVAENRTHEGYLYKRGVVLKGWKQRWFVLDSIKHQLRYYDAMEDSHCKGYIDLAEVVSVTPAAPTPGPPKKTDDKSFFDLRTNRRTYNFCAGDAATAQEWIEKVQACLQ; encoded by the exons ATGTTCTCCAGTTCTCCCACTCCGCACGAGTTCACCGAAATGTCTCGGTTGGCCGACTACTTTGTTGTCGTCGGTTACGATCACGAGAAAGAAA TTAAAATGCTGCACAAAAAGTTGAGACCGAATgaat GGAGTGGGATAAGCAATGGGATAATCCTGCAAAGGTTTCCCAAAAAAGACTGGCCAGATACACCTTTTATCGAAGGAATAGAATGG TTTTGCCAACCACAAGGATGGGCACTGTCAACGGACAGACAGGAGCCTCGTTTTTTTGTATCCATTCTAACAGACATCGATGCAAATCGCCATTACTGTGCTTGTATGTGCTTCAATGAAACAGTTTCTATAACACCCAGTAAACCAGTCGATGAAGAGGAAGACCCTGTAGATGGAGACAACCGTACTTTAGCCCGGAGTATTCCTGCCATTACTCATCATAGTATTATGTACGCGCCAAAATGTCTGGTGCTGGTTTCCAGGCTTGATTACATCGAAACATTTAGA AACTGCCTCGGAATCATATACACAGTGTACGTAGAAAATCTTGGTATACCATTGGAAACACTGGTTGGAAATATTCTTGGATGTATACAAGTACCTCCTGCGGGTGGACCGCAAGTTCGCTTTAGTATTGGTGCAGGGGACCGTCAGGCACTCCAACCACCCATCAGTCCTTCACTTCCAATCACTGACACGAGTGTCAATTTACTATTCCAACAACTTG GTATTCGTAACGTGCTTGTGCTCTTTTGCGGAGTTATGACTGAACACAAAATTCTATTCCACTCGGCGAGCTATTCCCGGTTAACAGAGGGATGCCGAGCACTTACAGCATTAATGTACCCGTTTCGATATACCCATGTTTACATTCCACTGCTACCAGCTGCTTTGGTCGAGGTTTTAAGTACACCTACTCCATTTATAATGGGTGTTCACAGTTCGCTTAAGTACGAGGTTGCAGAGCTG ATGGACGTCATAGTGGCCGATTTGGATGGTGGCTCTATAACAGTACCTGATGGAGTATCCTTATCATTACTCCCAGAACCTCTTTTGTCGCAAACCCAAGATGCATTGTCACTTGTTCTTCAACCAGAATTGAGCTGTGCCGACTACGCTTTTCCCCCGTTAGCAACAAGAGCACCACATCCTCCGATGCTAGATAAAGAACTTCGAGCTGTATTTATGCGTACATTTGCTCAGCTTTTACAAGGCTATCGTAGTTGTCTGACTTTGATACGAATTCATCCAAAGCCTGTCATAACTTTTCACAAG GCTGCATTCTTGGGAGAACGAGGCCTAACTGATTGTGATTTCACAACAAGGGTTCTCGATTGCATGTTCTTCACGTCATTTATAGTTGAACGAGGGCCGCCATGGCGACCTTGCGATGTTTGGGATGAATTGCATAGTAACCTTAGTGATCACCTTAAACAAGAAGCACAGGATCATC GATTGCTATTGACTCACATTCAAGAGTTGGCTCAGCAACTATACACAAATGAAAACCCAAATCCTCAACCCTATGTACAAAAGATTCTTAAGCCACCTGAAGGAGCATTTGCTAGAATTCACCAACCACCATTGCCACATATAAATTGTGATCAAGTACAGGCAATAATAGATGAAGGATTGGCTAAGAATAATCTCAAAGTTAG atTATCTTCATTGAGGCCAATTCAGCCACGTATAGTTCCTATGGGGCCTCATATCTCAATAATCCATGACACTAGACATTTAGTAAGTAACTCGGCACGAAGACTAGAAGTATTACGCAATTGTATAAACTGTATATTTGAGAACAAAATATCCGATGCAAGAAAAACGTTTCCTGCAGTATTAAGAGCTTTAAAAAGCAAGGCAGCCCGATTGGCGCTGTGTATGGAGTTGGCACAGCATGTCGTTGGCAATAAAGCAATGCTTGAGCATCAGCAATTCGATCTTGTGGTGCGGCTAATGAATTGCGCTCTACAAGACGATTCTTCAATGGATGAACACGGAGTAGCTGCGGCATTACTTCCTCTGGCAACAGCTTTCTGTAGGAAATTATGTACTGGAATAATACAATTCGCATATACTTGCATCCAAGAGCACGCGGTGTGGCAAAACCAGCAATTCTGGGAATCGGCATTTTACCTTGATGTTCAAAAAGATATCAAACGTTTGTATCTCCCTGGTGAAAACACAGGTCAAAGGTCATTCAACGATAACGTGCTCAGTCCTATCAGCCCTCGAGAAACCAAAGAGTTCCCATTTAAAGACCGATCATCGATGTACAGAGTCCAAGAACCTTCAGCTTTAGAAATAGCTGCTGAACAGATGAGGATCTGGTCAAATAtagatgcggaaaaacaacgtGAATTAATAATTAGTGAGGAAAGCACCATGTACAGCCAAGCTATACACTATGCCAACAGAATGGTGTACCTATTAGTACCATTAGATATCGGAGCCAAAGCTCACAGACAAGATAATGTTTATGATGATGAACGTGCGAGCAATAGCATCACTAATAG TGTAGCTAGTGACAGCGGAGATGCTGAATCAGGTTTTGAAGAAGCCGACCCTCGTGAAACTGGTGTTGCGGTAATACGTATGGTTTCTCGGTTCGTAGACAGAGTATGTACTGAAGGTGGTGTCAGTGCTGAGCACGTCAGATGCCTTCATCAAATGGTACCAGGCGTCGTACACATGCATATCGAAACTCTTGAAGCTGTCCATCGAGAGAGTAAACGTTTACCTCCCATTCAAAAA CCAAAGATCCTAACTCCCAATATGTTACCTggagaagaaataataatggaTGGCTTACGAGTATATCTGTTACCTGATGGTAGAGAAGAGGGTTCCGCAGGTCTACCAAAAGCGCCGCCTCTCTTGCCAGCTGAAGGAGCtatatttttgacaaattaTCGCATAGTTTTTAAAGGAATCCCTTGTGATCCATTCG CCTGTGAGCAGTTGGTGGTACGAGCTTTTCCGGTAACATCGTTGACAAAGGAGAAGAAAGTTACAGCTCCGCACTTGGCTCATTTAGACCAATGCCTCCAAGAAGGTTTGCAACTGCGCTCGTGTACTTTTCAACTGATAAAACTAGCTTTTGACGAAGAAGTGACTGCAGAAAATATCGATACATTTAAGAAATTGGTTCATAAAGAGCGGTATCCTCCACATATCTTTCATCACTTTGCGTTCAATGGGCAAGTTATGGTAACACAAACTACTCACCATaagggaaaagagaaaaatgccACTCTCAA GGGCTTCGCGAAGAAAACACTTCTGAAAACTGCACGAAAGGCAGGATTCAAACCCAAGCCATCCTCTAAAAGGCAGAAATATGTTTTACCAAATATGAATTTGACAAGTAACAATAAATACATGACTTCACCTGGCAGAATGAGTCTCCCTGTTACAGATAATACGGATTTGAGCCACGACGATGATTTAAGCA TTGATGAATTCGAGATTCCTGGAATCATGCCGCAACTCCCAACAGATGCAAAAACCCTGGAACGCCTGTCTGAACGAAGCTATGTCAGAGACTGGTATCGGCTGGGATTATGCCCGAGTAGTCCACAGAATAACCGACGAAATGAACCGTTTCGCTTGTCTTCTGTAAACTGTGCATACATGATGTGCAGGAGCTACCCGGCCCTCTTAATAGTTCCTAATAGCGTAACAGACGAAAGTATTCGGAGGTTCTGCCGCTTGTACAGACATAGTAGAGTTCCAGCTATTACGTGGCGACATCCCAGAACGAAAGCTCTGTTAATAAGAGGTGCAGGTTATCATGGCAAAGGTGTAATGGGAATGCTAAAGGCGCATCCATCATCAACTGGGAACATCAAAG CTACCTCTTCTGAAAGTACCTCGTCCTTGGAGCAAGAAAAGTATATGATGGCACTTGTCGCAGCAACTCCACTTTCTGTATTGCGACAAGGTTCTGCTTGGGGCATGTCTGATAGCTCCCTTAGCATCGATTCGTTGTTTTTGGCTGCTGAAGACCGTAATGCAACGCCTGAACAATCAAGACGGAATCCTTTCAATAAGGCCATTGGCACACTTGG AATGTTCCCAAGATCATCGGGTGGCAAAGGGCCTAAAAACTTTGGACGTTGGGGTTCTCTTAAGGACAAAAGGCATAATTCTCAGGCTTCTCTTACGACGGTCAATCAGCGCGGTACCGTCCGACATTCTGCAGATTCAGACAGTGGAACTGAGTGTGTGCACACATTTCAACGTGCAGCGCTTTATATTCTTGGTGAAAAAGCTCACATGAAG GGCGTTAAGGCCGAATCTGCACCAAAAACAGACTTTATACCGGTCGAATATTTTGATGTGAGACATACGAAAGCTGCTTTCAAGAAACTGATGAGAGCCTGTGTGCCGAGTTCACTCAATCCAGAACCCGAGCAAAGCTTCTACAA GTTGATTGAAAGCTCGGAATGGTTGCAGCAATTACAGAGCACAATGCAACTGGCTGGTGCTGTAATAGATTTAATGGATGTACAAGGTTCTTCCGTAACTCTTTGCCTTGAAGATGGCTGGGATACGACAGCGACAGTTTGTTCGATAGCCCAAGTGTGTCTGGATCCTCACTATAGAACGATCGATGGGTTTAGAGTTTTGATAGAAAAAGAATGGCTTGGATTTGGTCATAGATTTGGGCATCGAAGTAATCTGGCAGTAAATTCGCAAACGACCAATTTCACACCtacgtttcttcaattcttgGACATCGTGCATCAGATACAAAAACAGTTTCCCCTAGCATTTGAGTTCAATGATTACTACCTTCGGTTTCTCGCTTATCATTCAGTATCTTGTCGTTTTAGAACATTTCTGTTAGATTGTGAATTTGATAGAGTAGAATGCGGTATTACTGCTGTCGAGGACAAACGGGGTTCATTAACTAGTCATCATAAAGGAGTTGACACCGGAAGCGATGACGAAACTGTGTATCCTGGTGGAAGGTTAGCAGGAACAAATACCGGCTCTAATCTTGGCCAGAGTATATTCGATTACATTGAAAAACAGCATGCCAGGTCACCATTGTTCTACAACTTTATGTATACCCCAAACACGGAACATCCA GTTCTTCGACCAGCATCTCACCTACCCAGCCTAGAAATTTGGCAGTATTATTTAGATGAGGAACTGGCACATGGACCGGGATATGATCTTGAAGTCTTGCAGTTAGATTCTGAACAAGAAGAGGAGGCTGAAGCTGCGGATGGAATCGTGAAAAGTAATCGGAAAGTTGTCACTCTTGG ATACGATGGAATAAGTACTATGGTACCGGATCAGTTCTCACATTTATTAGAGGAAATCCATAAACTTGAGACCGAACTTGGGCACTTACCACAAAAGTGGAAAGTATTGTGGGACAAACTGGAGTTACCCAACACAGATTCTCTTACG CGCCATGCATCATTTAGCACAGCCTTAGTGAGGTATCATGGTCGGTTAATCCACAAACGGTCCACTTTAGAACTTCTCTTAAGAGGAAAAATGGCTGGGGGTAACACAGCTGGAAATGAAAGTTCTGTGTACACTCATCCACACAG ATTCGAGAGAATAGATTCGGCTATGCGTACTCATTGTGACTCGTGTGCTGGCGTTCTGTGGGGTCCGCTTAAAGCCGGAATGAGATGCGTTGATTGTGGCCAAGTATGTCACGATAAGTGTGCCGAATCCATGCCGAAAAACTGTACGAAGTATAATAAGGCAGTAGCAGAAAACTTACAATCTCACACACTGACAAGGAGTGGTGGAGATAACGGAAGTGTTAATTCGA GTGTCACGACAATTCAAACATCTTCGCAACAATATTATGAACAGTTCTCAAGTAATGTCGCTGAGAATCGAACTCACGAAGGATATCTTTACAAACGCGGTGTTGTACTAAAGGGATGGAAACAAAGATGGTTTGTTTTGGATTCTATAAAACATCAATTAAGGTATTATGACGCTATGGAAGATTCTCACTGTAAGGGATATATTG ATCTGGCTGAAGTAGTGTCTGTTACACCAGCAGCACCGACTCCTGGTCCGCCAAAGAAAACGGacgataaatcattttttgat CTGCGTACTAATAGACGAACTTACAACTTTTGTGCCGGAGATGCAGCTACGGCGCAAGAATGGATCGAGAAAGTTCAAGCATGTTTGCAGTAG